The DNA window ggaatccaaaACCCTATTGGAAAACCTGTCATGGGGTTGATGTCGGATTTGTAGCGCAGGCCAAGATTAGAAAGCTTTTGTTAGACAAGAAAGTCAGCGAGCTTCAGGTAGGAATCTAGcattcttattattttctttttatgcagttttttttactacGGGACCTCTTTAGGAGTCAAAGTCAAGGCCTAAAACGCTGCATAGAGCTACAAACAAAAGCTGGGtccattgtttttttacaaaacaattGTTAATTTTCCGTTTAACAATATAACTAGCAACATTTGCCAATGGCATCAGTGGATTTAGAGCTCGTACTGCATAGAGCGGTTTTCATATGAACTGTATAGTTACAGAACTGATTGAACTGGTCTCGATCGATCTCTGTTTTGGGGTGGTAAAAAGGGTTTGTATACAAAGAATAATCTtgcctttttttcctttgttttaGGCATTCCAGTTCAGAAATGAGTTTCGAGATTTCATGAAGTCTGTAGTTAGTAAACTGCTGGAAAAGACCCCCATCGCATATTTGGTGGCACGGAATCTTGAGTTCCTAGATCCTGCCCAAATCGTTGAAGACAAGGAAGGAAGTATCTCGAAGTTCAAGGTCGTACTGAAGAAGATGGTCGAATACAAGCGAGTGCAGATGCGAGACTGCGATGCCTTAGTTCACCAGTACACTGACTTTGCAGACAAGGCAGTTCTGGCCCAGAAAGAAGTCTTTCTGAAGTTTAATTTTGTGGAAGACAGATTGGATACCTTCCTTGCACAGCACATTACATCCCAGAGTTCGCTAGCTAAGCTTTGGAAGCTTGTCAAAGTACTTCTGGTTTTATCACATGGTCAAGCTACCGTGGAACGAGGTTTCTCAGTTAATCGCCAAGTGATGGTGGAAAACTTGCAAGAAAGAAGCTTCACTGCTCAGCGAGTCATCCATGATCACATCACGCACATCGGAGGCCTGAAGAAGCTCGAGGTTAGTAAGCAGCTGTTGGACGCCGCAAGTCAAGGAAGACGGCGATATGTTGAATATCTTGACGAGCAGAGAAAGGCCCAGGCGAAAACCATCCAAGAAAACCGCAAGCGAAAATGCAAAGAAAGAGAAGAGGATTTAGAGAAGAAAAGAATGCGGCTGTCCTGCGAAATTGCATCGCTGCAGTTTGATGCCGACAAATTTGCAAATGAAGCAGAAGAAAAGGCTcagcactgcctaaaagcggagccagcaaaGGCACCTTTTGCGTTGGCTGATCAAAGGTAttattgggggatctaggatcctgctctctactgagatttatttattgtaccaaccaaatggatccaggccttattcaataatttaaattatgcatcAGTCTAATGCCCTCAGAAAATGCgcgaaagaaaagcagaaggCATTAAAGGACGTTGAAGATGAACTTGCAGATCTCACTCGCAGGGCCGAAATCTAAAAGAGCAACCCATTTGATACCAAATAGTCTGAGCTTTTCTCGCGGCTAAAATCATTTGTACCGGGGCAcacgttttcaaaacatcccTTGTTTTGGGCTTTCATCTGTCAAACCATTGTTTGACATTCTTGACCTGTGTTCCCTATGGTAATCGCCCAGCCTGGCTTTCTGTGGCGATGTTTCTGGTTTTAGTTGAGAGGGAGGCAGGCGAGCGCTTTAAGAAAGAAACTGAACGGCTCAGATGATTTAACGGGCTAAATGACAATACAAATTAAATTGATGATTTGAAAATGAGATTCAATTATGTTTGCATACGTCGCGATATAATTATGTCTGCATACGAGCCCAAGAAAACGTCGTGTTATTTTAACAAGAGTCCTTGTGCCATGCATTTATTACTAAACTACGAATTTGAACCCAGCATTGCCCTATTATGTACAGACCATATGTTAGATACGAATACGTACTGGAAAACTGAGATCAAACTCTTGTGCAATGCCACAAAAGTAGAAGATATATTAcactttgttattattattgaaacTTTACTTGGGAAACAAACGCTTATACgtcaagaaataaaaaaatgacacaTGGTGTGTGTACTTGtatttaccttttttaattcaaaCGTTTATTTGGGAGTCCTTGAATTTTTATAAAACAGTCCTTGAAAAGTCCTGGAAAGTCCtggattatttttctttcaaaagcGTACAAACCctggatcgtttcgggtcctgggatcgtttcgggtcctgggatcgtttcgggtcctgggatcgtttcgggtcctgggatcatttcgggtcctgggatcgtttcgggtcccgggatcatttcgggtcccgggatcatttcgggtcccgggatcgtttcgggtccggggatcgtttcgggtcctgggatcgtttcgggtcctgggatcgtttcgggtcctgggatcatctcgggtcctgggatcatttcgggtcctgggatcatttcggctcctgggatcatttcggctcctgggatcatttcgggtcctgtacacaaTTCACTAGAGGGCAAGCTGTagtcgccatcttggaactTAGAATTTCACATCTACGATTTATGTATTTGTGCAAAATTAAGGCCTAATTGGCGATTTTATTGCTCCATAGCTTTACTTCTTGCAAATTATAGTGGAAAGTCGTGCTCACTTGGATTAATTACGCCAcattttgttatctttttaCATTTGCAACGCGTATAGACCCGTAGCTCAAGAAGGAACATGTGCTGACTACTTTAGTCAGTTAGAGACAGCTTCAATACCTAATCTTGATGTGATCTGAATACAAAAGAATGAACTAAAGTTATTTAACTAAATTGCTTAATCTATTAAAGTTATCTGAGTCAATTATGGAAACTAACTACTGTACTAAATCGCTATGGTGTTATGAATAAGCTTTTTCCCCGCTAGAGTTTTATGCTTCCTTTAGATAAGTTTTGTTTTCATCCTTGAGTACCTTTAtccctcattgaatgtcattatatttttatggAACAATTTCAATAAACAACTAGAGAATTGTGTTGTCTTTGTAGTGTTGTTGACCTTGATCCTTGATCTtgatacattctttttttataagaacaacGTCTGCATTTTAGAGCGCATCAGGacttaaaaagtaatatttttctgatatcttagcctcggcatgttcttagcatgttcttaaaattttatGAAATCTAATGCAggacgtttttataaaaaagtttttttttttttaaaaagagtaCTAATAATGTCTGGAAATTCTATAGCTCTCTCATTTGACTTCAAAATTTGTTCGTTAAATGATAGCATAAATAgatattgttgtttacttAGCACTTGGGTGTAAAGGCCCATTTACACGGCACGATTTTGGCCTACGACTTGTAGTATACGACTTCAAGTCCCGCCGTGTAAATGCCCCTACGACTTGCTTACGACTGTCGCACGCGACTCACGACTTGTAGTAGGGTTTTGAGCAATGCATCAAAATCCTACGACTAGCCGTAGGAAAATTTAGTTTTTGCaccaatcaaattgcgagTTTATCCATTCGAGAGAACGAGGCTCGAATAGTGAAGATGGCGGGTTCGAATCACAAACTAGTTCATCCTTTAATGACAAACGACAAGTTTAAACAGCAATCTATGTTTTCTAAGACAATGTATTATTCAACTACGATCGTTGGAGTTCTACCACGAGAAACGTACTGGCGAAAACTATTGACGTTGCTCTGTTATCGTGACAATCATTCCGTCAACACATGTCGACAAGGCTGGTACGGATATCAATAATTACTGACTCATTACTGGTTGAGATTTGAATCAATCGCTACTGGTaggctttatttattttaacagaaATTAGCGGCACTGATTCAAGATACTTAGGTTGCAATGTTGATTGAAATTTAGCCTTCACGTGAATTGTTGACTCGGATGGTTTATACACGAGTTGATCGTTTTATTGTTATCGTTAAGTATCAGGACGCTGTGTTTTATACAAAGATGAAGATTGTGTAAATAGTATTGTTGAAAAAGCAGGGATCAAATACTGagtaaataaattattaaattTGTTTGAGGGCATAAAGTGTAAGTCCTTGTATATTTTTCACGTTTCCATGGAAATGTTATTTTCCCGCCATCTTTTGAGCGTTTTTGCTTTCCACTGTCAAACATAGCggatttgaagaaaaaaaagctacAAATTACAGACGAGGAGACAGAAAAACTAATCGAGCTTTGGTCAAAAAAGGAAGTTCTATTTAATTGTTCGCACCCAGATCATTTTAAGAAAGATTCAAGGGCAACAGCGCTAGCTGATATTGTTGAGAAAGCTGACATTCCCGGTAAGTTTCAGCTTAtgttactagtagtaagtacgaGAATCACTCTATCTGAATGAAAATGAGACAATGtgtaaaaaacaaaagtaaGGATTTTTTTCCAGACATTACACAGGGAGTTGAGACTTGTACTAAGTAGTATAAAACGTCCCCACCAGCGGAGCTTTTTGGGGCCACTTCAAAAGTTTTGCTATTTGTAATTATTTTATCAGCAACATTCTACTGTGCAAGATGGCTTTAGTTTTCGTTCTCTTATGCAAACAGTCAAATTGTCTTCAAGACaataatttaataaaaaaaacataataaaataaaaagcttaCTCCctgctcgtttttttttttgcaagaaaTTCGGACGAGCGCATTTGCTTTCTTTTACTTGGCCTATTaaagcaaaagaaaacaaaataaatatctaaaTTGTGTGCAAATTAGTTTTACGTAATTGCACTCTTTCTAAAGTATTACTATACTtacaaatactttttttaaggACTGACAGCAGAGGAACTCGAAAAGTAGTTGGCAGGTCTACGAACCTATTACGGGAGGGAAATTGGTAAAGAAAGAATGACAAAGGTATCAGGCACGGGAACAAAGGATGTCTTGTCTATGTCTCTAAGTGGCCGTCCTTCACCTCCCTGCACTTCCTGAGGGATAATATAACACCAAGAAAGACTACAAGTAGCCTAGAAGCGACAACATCAGCTACAACAAGTACTGTGCGAGTTGATGCAATCAGTATCGAGGATGACATGAAGGAGGAAGTTGATGAAAACGTAAGGTCTGTCAACAATATTACTTGTCAAAAATCCTCTAGAAAACTAGAGGATGAGTTGTTAGAAGCATGCATTAATGAATTGAAAAAAACCCAAGCAAACTTCTACATCCTCTGAAGATGATGGagatttttaataaatatattGCCAAGCAGCTAAAGAAAATCCCAGAAGGCTACCGAAAGGAAACGCTAAAACTTGAACTGCAGCAGTGCATCATGAAAGCAATGATGCCTGCACCAGTAGCCAGACAGCCAATTGCAACGATTGATTTTTCTGATTTAGAATAGATTTTGGttatatcattttattttgggTCTTTGGGGGCTCGCTTTTTGGATAATGGGCGCTTATTTGGGAAGGGAAGCAATTTAAAGGAGGGTACTTATTTGAATCATTGtggtattcattgttctttgCTTAGCTATTGCATAAACTTTGACTTTCTTATTTTGTTCAATTACACTTGTAAATGCCACATGTTCTTTGCATGGTGCATCACTCATCACAATGATGAGGTAGAAACAATTACAGTTAAATAAACACAGTTGTAAATTGAAATCAAAGAAATAGTAATTGACTACTACTTGTAACAATCACTGGACCGCAAACAATTGATGAAATAAAAGGTAATACACCAGAGACTTGGCATCTAAATATGTATTGTGATCAAAATCTTGTTCCATGAACTGTTCCACTtcaattatttttctattaatCAGTGAATAAAGGCATAAGCCTAGTTACTATTCACTAATATTTGACAGTTCATCTGTATTTACTATAGTCATTCGTtttctaataaaacattatatCAGTTAATGGGGGATTGAAATGTTGTCTAGGGCTTGGAGGGGGAAATCCCCGATTTGGTTGGCGGCGTCGGCCCTCTCGATGCCATTGCTCAAGAGGGTCACGTACATGTTTCCCGAGACCTCGTCCATGGTGTCACCGTGGCGGTCCCTAGGGGTACACTGAGGGTGTTGAAGGGCCTTTACAGGACTTTATGCACCTCCGTGACCGGAACCCAGCTGTTGTATTTGTCAGGCCACCCTTTCAGGACCCAATACTCTCCTCGCGCCCCCAACGCCTCCGGGTCTTCACCACACGGTCGATCTTGAACGTTTGGCTTTCGGTCAAGTGTACTTTCTGCAACTCCGGCTCGTAGAAGCGCCATTCCAAGGCCTCCCCGTCCAACTCGTGGAGGGTGTAGGCAGGTTGGCGTGGTGCGGTCGTACACCTGAGCCACCGTGAAGACCTCTTCCGTCAAGTTGGGGAGCAAACCTTAGCAAACCGTTTCACCTTGCTCAGGCGCACCTGGTCCTCCACGTTGAAGCGGGGTCGGGTCTCTTGTGAAGTAGCTCCTCATCCACCCCTTAAACGTCCGGTTGAACCGCTCCACCACACTTGCTTTGGTCTCGCTCCGCGTGGAGAAGTGTTGGATCCCTCGCTCTTTCAGGAACGCTTGGAACACCCGGTTACGGAACTCGGACCCGTCATCCGTCTGGAGTTTTTCAGGGACACGGCCCCCTTGGAAGATGGTCGTAAACGCCTCGACGAGTTTTGGGAGCGACCCACGCGAATTTACTGAGCACATCGATCACCGTCAGGAGGTACTTGTAACCGTCGTTGGCCTGGTGGAACGCTTGCATGTCACACAAGTCTGCCTGACACTGCTCGTCCATGCCTTGGACCATCACCCGTTGCCGGGGGTACGTCCTACGCGCGGGGGCGTGAAGGTCAAAGGTAGGTTGTGAACGTAACCAATTCTTCACGTAGCTAAGGCTCGGACCCGTCTTCCCCCGCACAGCCTGTGCCAACTTGGCCACACACCCTAAGCTCCCCGTGCTTCGTGGGTTGTAGTACGTCCGGTGGAGGAGGGCATCCCAGGCCttcttggtcttggtcttggcCTTGGTTACCGTTTCCTTCTTTCTCCTCCTCTTCCCTTTCTTGTCCCTTCCTCGAGAGGGAGGCGTTTCTCGTACGGGGAGCCATCCAGTTGGGAGGCGTGGATAAAGATGTGGCCACGGCAACACGCAAGAATGCAACGGAGGCGCTCCCAATTCGAGCGGCATTGTACAAAAGGGTGGGTTGGGTCTGGCGCACAGCACGGCATCGTTCTAAAAATGGTTGGGGGGTCTACAGAGACCCCTCATTTATGAGGTTGTCAAGTCCACGTGCCCGTAAGGAAGGGTATAGATCCCGTCCGGAAGAAGCACGCGATTGTTGTACACCAGCTGGAAGGTCTTACGGGTGGCGGTGGTGTGCATGGTCCTTTGGCGCACATCCCTCCGGATGGCCAGCGGCTCAGGGACCAAGCGGAGGCCTTCCATCCCTTCCTCGAGCAACTCCTCCATTGCACGCATCGTGATCACATCGGTTGTCCGCGCATTGAGGTGCAACCCCTTGACTTTGCAGACGGAAACGCCATGGCGGGTGAGTAGGCGTAGGAGTAGCTTTTGGGGCCTGTGGAGGTGAACCGCACGATGACGTCTCCAGGAGGCAACTCGCTCGTCAATTCGCCTAAATAATCGCCTAGGGGAGGGTCCAACGCCGCTGGGGACGCGATGTAAATCACACTGTCGGTGTCGGGGTACAGGCACCTGGAGCCCAGCCGGCGCATCACGTCGTACAACTTGAGGCGGGCATAAGCTGTGGTCAGCGCTGCGTACACCGCGTTGGTGTGGCTCTAGGGAGCGACGAACCACTCATGCAACTCCTACTGGATTTGGAGAATATCCTCGCTGGCAATGAACACATTCTTGATCTCGACGGTGCCGTCCAGCAGGAGTCCAAAGTAGCGCCAGGGCTCGTCTACGTACTCGGTTTGACGGCGGTTGGGGCGTTCCCCGAATTTGCCCCACCTACTGTTGAGGAGCATTTTTGCAACGGCCCTCAACCCGGAATTGCTCTCAATCTTGGCAGGGCTATCTTGGAAGGGTACAAGAAACAAGTCCACGTAGCGAATTTCACTGCCCTCTGGGAGGTCCTCCACATCCTGGATTAACGTAATCGCATTCGTCCGCCCCCCAAAGAAGGCGTCACGGGGGTTTAAGGGGAGGGCTTCCTCCATGGAAACGGCCAGAGACGCCAGCGTAGGGTCTTTTTTGAGTACCTTATCGAACGTGCATTCCCAGACCTCGACCACCTCGTACGTTTGGGCACTGATGGCCTCGCACCGGTTCAGCGTGTTGGTGTACAGTTCCTCCATGGTCAGGTGTTTTAGTCAGGTCTCTTAAGCATTTGATCATTACAGAActgacaaaagcaccaaacttggtacAGTTATAGCTTATGGTAGTACTAACATAATTAGAAGGGGTGCCCTTCCCAAAAATTCCTTTGTACCAAATTAATGAGAATTTATTTTCGAATAAATCATTAGtagggctccctgtggtgcatattttgaatattaatttttgaggcctgaaataaaaatgaatggcGATATATGCGAATAAGTATGCTTTCCATGTTAATCTCAATATTTTTCATCgaaaaatattcttaaaaGCAAAAGCGAAAGATTATTTTAAGCATTGCTGAAAATTGCTAGTGTCAGTCCCACACGGCCATTGGCAtcccaaaatggcggcctcCAGGAGTCACATCTTCGATATCTGTAAGTATTGACGATTTTCTCGTTGCTTTTACCAATAATTGATCAATTTTACACCACTGGTATCTTGTTAAGGTCAGCTAAAGTCATCCAGATCAGTTTTTCGTCGAAATTGATGTGTTAATTACAGTAAATACTAGAAATGTTGATCGTGTGGCTTCGATGGTTTCTTGTCTTTCAGGCATATAAATGGCATTCTCCTGGAGCCGCTGTATCGTTTGCCAAAAAGATACAACTGAAGAACTTAAATGCCCGGTAAGATCCCTTGGTTCTTCACTAGATGAGATATCCGCTATTTACGGCTCTTTTCTAAGAAACGTATCGGAGTTTTCTAGATTAGATGCGCTTCCATCAGCAGTATATTTGCCTACCGACACACAGACAGAGGAGCTTGTTGAGAAAGCAGCAGTTTGGCAGAAGTCCTGTCATCTCCAGTTTAGCAACTCCAAGCTTGTTAGAGCATGATCCGAGCGAGCAAGGAACAGAGAGCCGGAAAATGACGATGAATATCAAGATCAAGCTTCAAGATAAAAGTCTCGCAGGTTGTCGGGAGGTAGGAATACACCAAAAGAGAACTGCATCCTTTGTGGCCAGGCTGGAGGAAAACATATCCACGAAGTGTCAACGTTTCccacaaataataaaatccgCCACATGGTTACCGAATTGCAAGATCATACAATCTTGCCCAGGATTTCTGGAGCAGAAGATCTTATGGCAGCAGATGCGATCTACCATTTTGACTGTATGACCGATCTATGCAACCGTTATAGAAGCCACGTTACAAGGAACAGAGTAGAGAACTTAGAGAGAGAagatgagaaaataaaagaatcgCAGGCCTATGTTGAGCTCACGGAATATATCGAAGATTCAGCTACTGCTGATGGCAAATTTAGGTTGAGTGAACTGCATTCGTTGTACACTAGTCGCCTCCAGACTAAAAATTCTCATCTAGAAAGTTTCCCAGAAGCCCAAGAGCAAAGTGATGGTAAGCATGCTCTCATAGTTTTCAAGAAAACAATGCAGGAACTAATCAAGAATGCAGTGCAAGAGAGGAACTTTTCAGAAGATGCAACCATCCTAACAAAGGCTGCTGCCGTTATTCGTAAAGATATGTTTGACCAAGAAGGGTTCATGTTTTCTGGAAGCTTCTCCGATGGCTGCCAGCAGCGTTCCGTCCCGGCTAGTCTGATATCTCTAGTTGCTATGCTACTCAACGGAGTAAACATCGAGAACACTTGTGCTCAGGAATGACAACCATGTTTAACTGTGGCCCAGGCCATTCTATTTAATGCTAAAGTAGAATCTGCAAAAAAGTCTAAGACAGGTCAGACACGACATACCAAGTTACGAGAGCCAACATTACCTTTGTATATCGGCTTTACGGTGCACGCTATGACAAGGAGCGAGTCACTTATAACCAAACTATACCAGCTTGGGGTTTCAGTGGCATACCAGCGTATTGTAGAGCTAGAGGACATGATTGCGTCCTCCGTGAGTGAACGCTTTGTCGATGATGGTGTTGCGGCTCCTGCTTGCTTGCGGAAAAGGGTATTCACTGTAGGAGCTCTGGACAATTTAGATCACAATCCGAGCTCGACAACTGCGGCTTCGTCTTTTCATGGCACTCGCATTAGTATGCTTCAATTACCTATGAGCGCAAAGCAAGGCGAGGAACGTCCCCCGGTGACCCTACCTCTAAACGGAACGGGACATCACCTACCAGAAGAATATGCCGTTGTTCCTCCTGTTGAACTAGATACCAGCAAAGCAGTTGTTCCTGGCTGCCGCATGGAAGAACTAGAAAGTTGCATCTCAAAGGAAAAGAAGAAGGAAGACCAGTGGGCAGAGTATTCGTCTTTGAAGTTAACCGATGATTCACTCTTACTTGGGCAGCATATCATGATTCTTTAAAGGAGCACCCACCGGCCGTGACTGCCCTGCTTCCCTTGTTCTACGAAAAAGCCGCCACTCCAGCGATGGTTAAACACGGCATGGATGTGTTAAAGCACGCAATCACATTCCTGAATCCGGACCAGATTCCGGTAATAACCGTCGACCAGCCCCTTTTCGCTTTGGCGAAAATGGTACAATGGAAATGGCCAGCCTCACACGGAGAGCAGGCGTACGTTGTCATGATGGGAGGTCTTCATATCGAGATGGCGTTATGGAGCGTTGTTGGTGACCTGCTAGATGGATCTGGATGGACTACTGCCATTACAGAATCAAACGTAGCCTCATCGGGTGAAGCCGATTCCTTCTTAAGGGTGACTCATCTAACAAGGACCAGGTATGTGGACAAATTTGTATTTGTTAAGCTCTACTTACTATTTCACTTGATGTGTTTTATTCAAAGTActtcttttatttaaaattgacTGTATTTTCGGCTATCATTTTAGACACGCCCATCAAGTTACTGTTCTGGCATTACAGAAACAAAAGAGCGAGGCGTTTTCACACAGGGGCGACCAGTTAACGACGGCTGAATGGGAGGAAACAATGAAATCAAGCCCAACATTTCGCTTCTGGAATGTGATACTACACTACCAGATGCTAGTCTTACTAGTGGTGCGTGCTCAACGTCAGCGAAATTTTGTCTTGTATGTGGAAGCCTTGGAGGAGCTGGTTCCGCTGTTTTTCGTGTTGGACCATGTAAACTACGCCAGATGGACGCCAATTCACATCAGGGACATGAAAAGCCTTCCACAAAGTATCACCGAGAAGTTTCAAGACGAGGGCCAGTTTGTCTTGTCAAGGACTGGCTACGACTTTTCAGCAATGCCGTTCGACCAGGCCCATGAGCAGGAAAACAAGATCGTGAAGAGTGCAGGCGGGGCAGTTGGACTCACAGAGAATCCGACAGCTTTCAGGTATGACTTATTAGTTGATCTAGCAACTTAACATGAACTGATTTATTACTTACACTAGATACAGTGAACTGATAAATATAAGCATGAGCTTAAGAATAATCAATGATATGGTGTATTATAGTAAGGAAGACAGATAGCCTAATAGATAGATATTTTTCATAACTGACACGGCTGTTTCTTCCGGGACGCAGTGAAAAGTTGGGTCTTGCGAAGCTCACGAAACATGACTGCCAGTGATGGAAAATTTGCATTGTCTTGCTTTCGAGCAATCTTGCTAAGCTCTCTTGCTGCCCCAATTGCACATTCCTTATTAGGTAATCTATAGTTTGCTACAATGCTGatgaaaacattttctttcatGTAGGCGCTGGATGCTATCAGGCCCAGAAACGACACGATTATTACAACAGTTTGAAGGGCAGTACCTGGACGACACAGACAGCGAGACAGGAGATCGGACAAATCATGAGACGGGACTGAGCTCTCAGAAGACCTTCAAGATCCAAGTCAACAATCTGATTGATGTCATCCGAAAGATGGGGAACCCTTTCCTTGACAACTTTCCTGAGCTCGTTACCCTGGACAGCCGCGACTGTATGGATAATGAAGTAGCCGAGACTATAGTCAACCTTGATGCTCTTGGTAAGAGCCAGTATTCAAGCTTCCTCAAGGATGTAATCAAGGACAGAACggtggcgattggcaaatccCTAAAGCAAAACAAGCTTCCCCTTTTTCGGAAACAGGCGTCACGCAACAAGTCTAAACAGTCCAAGACCATCTCCCTTTTGCAGAATAATGTCGCCCTGTTTGCTCAAATGTACATAGCTATGCAAAGCCGTGATGCGGACTTGAGAGAGTTCTTTAGCCATGAGGTTCAGCCATTCCCTCCTCCACTGTCAGAATTTGGAAGTCTTCGTCTTCCAACGGCCAAGTCCGACCTTCTCAAGTGCCTCAGTCAGCCCTCCCAACCAGAGCCCCCTACATAAGTGGACTGCAAAGTATGTGATGGGGCTGTAATTGTCCACTGTCTGCCCGTGACCGGAGTGATGACATTCGATGACTATGTGGAAAATGTCTTCCTCCCATATATACGTAATCTGAGATCCAGACGAGTGGACATTGTTTGGGATTCTTACATCCCTAACAGTCTTAAAGAAGCGACTAGAGAAAAGAGAGGAACAATGCATCAAAGCACACCTAGAATGCACACTATTGTGCAAGTGCAAATGCCGAAACACTTGAACAGCCATGCAAGGCAAATAGGTTTTGGGACAAACCTACATTTGTGTCACAGAACAACAAGGAATGGGCTCATTCAGTATACATCTTGCTGCTGAGATGATTGCCTTACTTTTATATGACACACTAGGCCAAGGAGTTGGAACGTGGAACGAATCTTACTCATACAGAAATGGTCATTTTTCGaatagctgtatttttatatacatatCGAGTTCTATATTTCATTGGTTATTTTGATTGGAATATAGATACAATATCAGTTTGCACGATAGACCAGATCTGCACATGCGCAGTAGCTGTTTAGTGCTAAACAGCAGAACCAGAATAGAAGAGTAGACACCTGATTTCATAGGTCGAGGGATATTTTGATATGGATATGGAAACATTGCACAAAATTGTGAACAGGCGGTACAGGGCATGATTGGCTATGGTTGCTGATTGTAGATCTGCACATGCGCAGTAGAGGTTTCTTATGTTTAACTGTGCTCTCCGCCTTTTCGAACATGTAAAGCCTATGCAGATAAACAACTTTGCCAATTTGTTTCACCATTGCTCTTTTTATTTCGttgtaaataatttttatttgaaatcaAGACTCGGGTAACCTGTGGTTTTTcgcataaaattaaaatatcacCGTTAAAGGAGACCCTGAGCAGATTTTTTTGGGCACCCCTTCTAATATCATTAGGTATGCCTAAAGGAATCCGTgtaccaagtttggtgcttttgtcactCCTGTAACGATCCGGCCAATTTTCCGGCCTAAGAGACCTGACTATTTGTGGGGGATCAGGATCTCTGGGTCAAAACACTGGGGCACCCATGGTAAAAGCACCCATAGTATTCGTACACCGTCCTGGTGGCCGCCGCATACCCATCCACTTTGTAGGGGCCCACCCGGAACTCGCCTTTAACGCTCAAGGAGCGCTTTGGAAGACTGCACATCATGTTGACGGTACAAAAAGGGGGCGTAGGACCTTACTGGCCAAAGAAGCGATCGTGATACAATCTTCAAA is part of the Nematostella vectensis chromosome 13, jaNemVect1.1, whole genome shotgun sequence genome and encodes:
- the LOC5514185 gene encoding uncharacterized protein LOC5514185 codes for the protein MVKHGMDVLKHAITFLNPDQIPVITVDQPLFALAKMVQWKWPASHGEQAYVVMMGGLHIEMALWSVVGDLLDGSGWTTAITESNVASSGEADSFLRVTHLTRTRHAHQVTVLALQKQKSEAFSHRGDQLTTAEWEETMKSSPTFRFWNVILHYQMLVLLVVRAQRQRNFVLYVEALEELVPLFFVLDHVNYARWTPIHIRDMKSLPQSITEKFQDEGQFVLSRTGYDFSAMPFDQAHEQENKIVKSAGGAVGLTENPTAFRRWMLSGPETTRLLQQFEGQYLDDTDSETGDRTNHETGLSSQKTFKIQVNNLIDVIRKMGNPFLDNFPELVTLDSRDCMDNEVAETIVNLDALGKSQYSSFLKDVIKDRTVAIGKSLKQNKLPLFRKQASRNKSKQSKTISLLQNNVALFAQMYIAMQSRDADLREFFSHEVQPFPPPLSEFGSLRLPTAKSDLLKCLSQPSQPEPPT